From a single Nicotiana tomentosiformis chromosome 2, ASM39032v3, whole genome shotgun sequence genomic region:
- the LOC104115284 gene encoding uncharacterized protein isoform X1, translated as MLSTISIVTGFSLEDEFCVSPSQFLYGLHSLRILLRIKFLDKLILGGWEYRFLHSFVPLFGQEKLPREKGIGKRITYVATNDIIWGVKYKLDEDAIINDVCICWYS; from the exons ATGTTGAGTACTATAAGTATAGTGACTGGATTTTCTTTAGAAGATGAATTCTGTGTATCGCCTTCTCAATTTTTGTATG GTCTTCACAGTTTGAGGATTTTATTGAGaataaaatttcttgataaacTTATTTTAGGAGGATGGGAGTATCGTTTTCTTCACAGTTTTGTACCTCTCTTTGGCCAAGAAAA GCTTCCAAGAGAAAAAGGAATAGGGAAGAGAATAACATATGTCGCTACAAATGACATTATTTGGGGAGTCAAATACAAGCTTGATGAAGATGCTATCATCAATGATGTATGCATATGTTGGTACTCTTAA